A region of Paractinoplanes abujensis DNA encodes the following proteins:
- a CDS encoding AfsR/SARP family transcriptional regulator — protein sequence MRFEMLGELRVLRDGVPADLGPAKQRAVLAVLLVNAGRAVPTQQIVDAVWGEEPPENGANVVQKHIAGLRRVLDPDRAPRTPGELVALTPAGYVLRLDGHTVDAHEFTAAATRAPTAELVRAGLMLWRGEALAGLTGPFFDSARARLAEIHATAWERWAELELGRGRDAALVPELARLVEQFPLREGLRAHLMIALSRSGRQAEALAAFRSARDYLVEQFGTEPGELLQETHRRVLRGDQAPLPPPLLPAAVSEPAQVVADEPPVRLRIPYVEVLFAVLTPLVTFATGAWIYFVYAAAHHRERRLFVAAGVYAGLLVTAFVFMAVDPSPLDDGDAVSGAEAAGISIWLGTALVAAIHGAVVATHQAGVAALAAVSQRRTGPEPDGRSVRGGR from the coding sequence CGGCCGGGCGGTGCCGACCCAGCAGATCGTCGACGCGGTCTGGGGCGAAGAGCCGCCCGAGAACGGGGCGAACGTCGTGCAGAAGCACATCGCCGGGCTGCGCCGGGTGCTCGATCCCGACCGGGCGCCGCGCACGCCGGGCGAGCTCGTGGCGCTCACCCCGGCCGGCTACGTGCTCCGCCTCGACGGACACACCGTGGACGCCCACGAATTCACCGCGGCGGCCACTCGCGCCCCGACGGCCGAGCTCGTGCGGGCCGGTCTGATGTTGTGGCGGGGCGAGGCCCTGGCCGGGCTGACCGGGCCGTTCTTCGACTCGGCGCGGGCCCGCCTGGCCGAGATACACGCGACCGCGTGGGAGCGCTGGGCCGAGCTCGAACTCGGGCGCGGGCGCGACGCCGCGCTGGTGCCCGAGCTGGCCCGGCTGGTCGAGCAGTTCCCGCTGCGCGAGGGACTGCGGGCGCATCTGATGATCGCGCTGTCCCGCAGCGGGCGGCAGGCCGAGGCCCTGGCCGCTTTCCGCAGCGCCCGGGACTACCTGGTCGAGCAGTTCGGCACCGAGCCGGGTGAGCTGCTGCAGGAGACGCACCGGCGCGTGCTGCGGGGCGATCAGGCGCCGCTGCCGCCGCCTCTTCTGCCGGCAGCCGTATCCGAGCCGGCCCAGGTGGTCGCCGACGAGCCACCGGTGCGCTTGCGGATCCCGTACGTGGAAGTGCTCTTCGCCGTGCTCACGCCGCTGGTCACCTTCGCCACCGGCGCGTGGATCTACTTCGTGTACGCGGCGGCGCACCACCGCGAGCGGCGGCTGTTCGTGGCGGCCGGGGTGTACGCCGGCCTGCTGGTGACCGCGTTCGTGTTCATGGCCGTCGATCCTTCGCCGCTCGACGACGGCGACGCCGTCAGCGGGGCCGAGGCGGCCGGCATCTCGATCTGGCTGGGGACCGCGCTGGTGGCCGCCATCCACGGCGCAGTCGTCGCCACGCACCAGGCCGGCGTGGCCGCACTGGCCGCCGTGTCACAGCGACGCACCGGGCCGGAGCCGGATGGCCGCTCAGTGCGCGGCGGCCGCTAG